A part of Sebastes fasciatus isolate fSebFas1 chromosome 10, fSebFas1.pri, whole genome shotgun sequence genomic DNA contains:
- the tomm5 gene encoding mitochondrial import receptor subunit TOM5 homolog: MFKLEGLGPKMDPEEMKKKMRQDVISSLRNFLIYVALLRATPFVLKKLDSI, translated from the exons ATGTTCAAACTGGAGGGACTCGGGCCGAAAATGGACCCagaagagatgaagaagaagatgcgACAAGATGTCATCTCATCTTTAAGAAACTTTCTTATTTACGTCGCTCTCCTGAGAGCCA cCCCCTTTGTGTTAAAGAAGCTGGACAGCATATGA
- the LOC141775540 gene encoding zinc finger and BTB domain-containing protein 5-like — MDFPGHFQHIFTQLNHQRLHAQLCDCVVLVGGQSFQAHRSILAACSSHFRALLSSSDSGDQVGGSGGAADIGGGGGPSVMELDPEVVTPEAFSTLLDMIYTSTLSPGASNVMDVLLAASHLHLNAVVKACKLHLSRKNFPASPPKGWRSVQQCPSSALLQQATSVLEERVDEEEVGVEVSQSGGVEDQRVSAATLLRHKRKSQEDGLSSRKRSCRLPEENYKEGSPTVTRSTVSTGEGGGELLSPDCLKTTDGLWESRGEEEETEEKYEATKGESEEIQLPSQSDSSTGGVGAWEKGGDMDGDTVVKVKVGEEGEDEGDEPKMAMIEVKKENLSSYSPNLPPPLSPLRNCADNLDAQLNEEKMETGCPTEGDVSSLQSQLCTDLQTDAQRAAGDLGEESVDGEGLDSLSELAFSCFLNPSSESVMGALEEEDSLASLTAAATAAATAASDAPAAAGDTGELCQNSEEASSAQSSDSSLVFPVTSLPLQQLLPTPGPGFSDTLILQPTQNSLTGFLSGIGPSLGLETSFIQPSRAGKSSGATTFRRIAPKVPPGSEVGTDPSSASAWDAAAERPPLTRASEDVLSKCKKAAAEDHVLLVEGEKKYACKICCKTFMNLTDCKKHIRVHTGEKPYPCPKCGKRFSQSSHLYKHSKNTCLNWKDDQSFPDTLL, encoded by the coding sequence ATGGACTTCCCAGGTCATTTccagcacatcttcacacaGCTCAACCACCAGCGCCTCCATGCtcagctgtgtgactgtgtggtgCTGGTTGGAGGCCAGAGCTTCCAGGCTCATCGCTCCATCCTGGCAGCATGCAGCTCCCACTTCAGGGCTCTTCTGAGCTCCAGTGACAGCGGTGATCAGGTTGGTGGATCTGGTGGAGCTGCTGACataggtggaggtggaggtccCAGTGTGATGGAGCTAGATCCAGAGGTGGTGACCCCTGAGGCCTTCTCCACCTTGCTCGACATGATTTACACCTCCACCCTCTCTCCGGGGGCCTCCAATGTGATGGATGTGCTGTTGGCGGCATCGCACCTGCATCTCAACGCTGTGGTCAAGGCTTGCAAGCTCCACCTGTCCAGGAAAAACTTTCCTGCGTCCCCCCCGAAAGGTTGGAGGTCAGTGCAGCAGTGTCCATCGTCGGCCTTGCTTCAACAGGCCACATCTGTCTTGGAGGAGCGTGTCGATGAGGAGGAAGTGGGAGTGGAGGTTAGTCAGTCTGGTGGGGTTGAAGACCAGAGGGTGAGTGCTGCAACACTTTTGAGGCACAAGAGGAAGTCACAAGAGGATGGGCTCAGTAGTAGAAAGAGGTCCTGCAGGCTGCCTGAGGAAAACTATAAGGAGGGTTCACCTACTGTAACGAGAAGCACCGTCAGcacaggagagggtggaggggaGCTGCTGTCCCCAGACTGCCTGAAGACGACTGATGGACTCTGGGAGAGCcgaggcgaggaggaggagacggaggagaaatACGAAGCGACAAAGGGAGAGTCGGAGGAGATCCAGCTGCCGAGCCAATCGGACAGCAGCACAGGAGGTGTAGGCGCGTGGGAGAAGGGCGGAGATATGGACGGAGACACTGTGGTCAAAGTAAAGGTGGGAGAAGAAGGGGAGGACGAGGGAGATGAGCCAAAGATGGCGATGATTGAAGTGAAGAAGGAAAATCTGAGCTCATACTCCCCGAATTTACCACCTCCTCTATCTCCTCTACGAAACTGCGCAGACAATTTGGATGCACAACTAAATGAGGAGAAAATGGAAACGGGGTGCCCAACGGAGGGTGACGTTAGCTCTCTACAGTCTCAGCTGTGTACAGATCTTCAAACTGATGCACAGAGAGCAGCTGGAGATTTGGGTGAGGAGTCAGTGGACGGTGAAGGCTTAGACAGCCTGTCAGAACTTGCTTTTTCCTGCTTCCTCAATCCCAGTAGTGAAAGCGTAATGGGAGCTTTAGAGGAAGAAGACAGCCTTGCGAgcctcactgctgctgctactgctgctgccactGCCGCTAGTGatgctcctgcagctgctggagATACTGGTGAACTGTGTCAAAACTCAGAAGAAGCCTCTTCTGCTCAGTCTTCTGATTCCTCACTAGTATTTCCAGTAACGTCTCTCCCCTTGCAGCAGCTTCTCCCGACTCCGGGCCCTGGTTTCAGTGATACACTCATCCTGCAGCCCACCCAGAACTCTTTAACAGGGTTCCTGAGTGGCATCGGACCAAGCCTCGGTCTGGAAACCTCCTTCATCCAACCCTCCAGGGCCGGGAAAAGCTCAGGGGCGACAACCTTTCGTCGCATCGCCCCCAAAGTTCCGCCCGGATCAGAAGTCGGCACAGATCCGTCCTCTGCATCGGCGtgggatgctgctgctgaacgGCCGCCTCTAACCAGAGCTTCAGAAGATGTTCTGTCCAAATGCAAGAAAGCAGCTGCTGAAGACCACGTGCTTTTGGTGGAAGGGGAGAAGAAATACGCCTGCAAAATCTGCTGTAAAACCTTCATGAACCTGACTGACTGCAAGAAACATATTCGCGTCCACACAGGAGAAAAGCCCTATCCCTGTCCAAAGTGTGGCAAACGCTTCAGCCAGTCCTCCCATCTGTATAAGCACTCAAAAAACACCTGCCTGAACTGGAAAGATGATCAATCGTTTCCAGATACGCTGCTGTGA
- the grhpra gene encoding glyoxylate reductase/hydroxypyruvate reductase produces MQTAGRLMKVFVTRRIPPEGMKILSTAAACEVSQWDSDEPVPRADLLKGVQGAHGLLCLLSDKIDAEVLDAAGPNLKVISTLSVGFDHMALDEIKKRGIRVGYTPDVLTDATAELTIALLLATARRIPEGVEEVKNGGWSSWKPLWLCGYGLSGSTVGVIGLGRIGMAIARRLMPFGVKRLLYSGRTAKAHAAEVNGEYVPLDTLASESDFVVVSCSLTPETLGLCNKAFFSKMKNTAVFVNSSRGTVVNQEDLYEALASGQIAAAGLDVTTPEPLPTNHPLLTLKNCVVLPHIGSATYSTRGIMGALSARNLLGGLQGTDMPSELTF; encoded by the exons ATGCAGACAGCTGGTAGACTCATGAAGGTGTTCGTGACGAGGCGCATTCCGCCGGAGGGGATGAAGATCCTGTCAACGGCTGCAGC ATGTGAGGTGTCTCAGTGGGATTCGGATGAGCCTGTGCCGAGGGCAGACCTTCTGAAAGGTGTACAGGGAGCTCACGGTCTTCTGTGTCTGCTGTCAGATAAGATTGACGCCGAGGTTCTGGATGCTGCAG GTCCAAACCTGAAAGTGATCAGCACCCTTTCAGTGGGATTTGACCACATGGCTCTAGACGAAATCAAAAAACG TGGTATACGTGTTGGATACACTCCAGATGTCCTGACTGACGCCACAGCAGAACTGAccatagctctgctgctggccaCCGCTCGCAGAATACCAGAGGGAGTGGAGGAGGTCAAAAA TGGAGGCTGGAGCTCGTGGAAGCCTCTCTGGCTGTGTGGTTATGGTCTTTCTGGCAGCACAGTAGGGGTCATCGGACTGGGACGCATTG gcaTGGCCATCGCTCGGAGACTCATGCCCTTCGGAGTGAAGAGGCTGCTGTACTCTGGGAGAACAGCCAAGGCCCACGCTGCTGAGGTGAATGGAGAGTACG TTCCCCTGGACACACTCGCGTCTGAGAGCGACTTCGTAGTCGTTTCCTGCTCCCTGACGCCAGAAACCCTGGGGCTGTGTAACAAGGCCTTCTTCAGCAAGATGAAAAACACAGCAGTCTTCGTCAACTCAAGCAG GGGAACTGTGGTGAACCAGGAGGATCTGTACGAGGCTTTGGCCAGCGGACAGATCGCTGCAGCTGGACTAGATGTCACAACACCCGAGCCACTCCCAACAAACCACCCTCTCCTGACACTTAAAAACTGTG TGGTGTTGCCACACATCGGCAGTGCCACCTACTCCACGAGAGGCATCATGGGAGCTTTGTCGGCTCGAAACCTGCTGGGAGGTTTACAGGGCACAGACATGCCCAGTGAACTCACCTTCTAG
- the LOC141775541 gene encoding protein phosphatase Slingshot homolog 3: MALLTLHRLPSISTAPDENLQRRGILQKRESFALVKGAVLLLEDGERVDEEAPPTPPSPVKEGGRAPDTRRRQIHAMVELLRPEDTIKLAVQLESAGSVRVRYLIVVATLSNKEESILLGMDFPSSGSDQCTIGLVLPVWSDTQVYLDGDGGFSVTTAEEIRIFKPVSMQTMWSVLQALHGCCERAVKGAVIPGNGLEWAQHYHQHTESDRYCLNEWEAMNDLESVRRDSQSSAERTSNERLIKEHLRDIMRTEDLDNLTSKMVHTALETRIGFDTRPFKEYIDNEILVTMAQMDKPSKIFDFLYLGSEWNAANFDELQKNNIGYILNVTREIDNFFPESFTYMNIRVYDVEATDLLPHWTDTYNFINAARKRGQAVLVHCKMGVSRSSSTVIAYIMKQNRWSLDVALTYVRDCRSIIKPNDGFMKQLQTYNGILNASQQRHSTLWRRKSKDQRQKSVRKEDGGEEGKPEEEEDEDDDEGSDEYELGDEEDAESPDEKDVGSPDEKAEPKGDNEVFEEPPAQSETNQGPGPTEPPSIGPSITVDAPDKVVPSVNRSGRMNLFSLMQSISDEDKGREQMLGSPRRSPVQRLRSEGRRALAHQRACVDVSPEPRSLPRADESKP, from the exons ATGGCTCTGTTGACCCTGCATAGGCTCCCATCCATCTCCACCGCTCCA gaTGAAAACCTCCAAAGAAGAGGGATACTTCAGAAAAG GGAGAGCTTTGCCCTTGTGAAGGGAGCAGTTCTTCTGCtggaagatggagagagggtTGATGAGGAAGCTCCTCCCACTCCACCTTCTCCTGTAAAGGAAGGCGGTCGAGCGCCAGACACACGGCGCAGACAGATTCATGCCATGGTTGAACTGCTCCGACCAGAAGATACCATCAAGCTG GCGGTGCAGTTGGAGTCCGCCGGCTCGGTCAGAGTCAGGTATCTGATCGTTGTCGCCACCCTCAGCAACAAAGAAGAGAGCATCCTGTTGGGCATGGATTTCCCCAGCTCGGGCAG CGATCAGTGCACCATCGGCCTGGTTCTGCCAGTATGGAGCGACACACAGGTGTATCTGGACGGAGACGG TGGTTTTAGCGTGACAACGGCTGAAGAGATCCGAATTTTTAAGCCTGTTTCCATGCAAACCATGTG GTCAGTGCTGCAGGCGCTGCACGGCTGCTGCGAGCGGGCGGTCAAGGGAGCGGTGATCCCAGGAAATGGCCTGGAGTGGGCCCAGCACTACCACCAGCACACCGAGTCAGACCGCTACTGCCTCAACGAGTGGGAGGCCATGAACGACCTGGAGTCGGTCCGCAGGGATTCACAAAG ctctgcagagagaactTCCAATGAGAGGCTAATCAAAGAGCACCTGAGAGACATCATGAGGACTGAAGACCTGGACAACCTCACGTCTAAAATG GTGCACACTGCCCTGGAGACCAGGATAGGCTTCGACACGAGACCTTTTAAGGAGTACATTGACAATGAGATCCTGGTCACCATGGCACAGATGGACAAACCCTCCAAAATATTTGACTTCCTTTACCTG GGCTCTGAGTGGAACGCAGCTAACTTTGACGAGCTGCAGAAAAACAA tatTGGCTATATTCTGAATGTGACAAGAGAGATTGACAACTTTTTCCCAGAGTCCTTCACTTATATGAACATCAGAGTGTACGATGTGGAGGCAACCGACCTGCTCCCTCACTGGACGGACACATACAACTTCATCAACGCTGCAAG GAAGCGTGGACAGGCCGTGTTGGTGCACTGTAAAATGGGCGTTTCACGTTCTTCATCCACGGTGATCGCCTACATCATGAAGCAGAACCGCTGGTCACTGGATGTGGCGTTGACCTACGTTAGGGATTGCCGGTCCATCATCAAGCCCAACGACGGCTTCATGAAGCAGCTGCAGACCTACAACGGCATCCTCAATGCGAG CCAGCAGCGTCACAGCACACTCTGGAGGCGAAAGTCAAAAGACCAAAGACAGAAGTCAGTGCGCAAGGAGGATGGAGGGGAAGAAGGAAAgccagaagaggaagaggatgaggacgaTGATGAGGGAAGTGATGAATATGAGCTGGGTGATGAGGAGGATGCAGAGAGTCCAGATGAAAAAGATGTAGGTAGCCCAGATGAAAAAGCTGAGCCAAAGGGAGACAATGAG GTGTTTGAAGAGCCCCCCGCCCAGTCTGAGACCAACCAGGGACCCGGGCCGACCGAACCACCAAGCATCGGTCCTTCTATCACAGTAGATGCACCAGACAAG GTCGTTCCGAGTGTTAATCGCAGTGGTAGGATGAACCTCTTCTCCCTCATGCAGTCCATCAGTGATGAGGATAAAGGACGTGAACAG ATGCTCGGCAGTCCGAGGCGGTCTCCAGTGCAGCGCTTGCGTAGCGAAGGGCGACGGGCTCTGGCTCACCAGAGAGCATGCGTGGATGTGTCACCTGAACCACGAAGCCTGCCACGTGCCGATGAAAGCAAACCGTAA